GGCGGGATGGACTGCTATGGTACAAGGATACAGGGCAGCATGTAAATGGGGAATTCTCCATGGCCGTAGTCCAGGCCAATAACTTACTTGAGGACCAGAGTCAGATTGAGTCAGGTCCACTGAGCTTTCTTGATTCTGGCCCATATGGTACTTTCGTTGGGGTTTACGATGGACATGGTGGTCCAGAGACGGCTTGCTATATCAACGATCATCTCTTCCAGAATCTGAAAAGTAACTTGCTAACTTTGGAAAACTATGCATTAGCATTATTTTCATTTCTTGGCACTATATCCACACTGTGTTTTCAGTTGCCACATAAAGGGAGCAATTCAGTGATCAATCCATTTTTATGTGGCTTGTATTGCAGGGTTTGCATCTGAGCAGAATTCAATGTCTGCTGATGTACTGAAGAAAGCGTATGAAGCTACAGAAGATGGATTCTTCTCTGTTGTTTCCAAACAATGGCCAGTAAAGCCTCAAATAGCAGCTGTTGGCGCATGCTGCCTGGTTGGTGTAATCTGTGGTGGCATACTTTATGTTGCCAACGTTGGGGATTCCCGTGTTGTTTTAGGAAGACATGTTAAAGCCACTGGAGAAGTTTTGGCTGTCCAATTGTCAGCAGAGCATAATGTAAGTATTGAGTCGGTGCGAAAAGAACTGCAGTCTATGCACCCCGAAGATAGGCATATTGTTGTTCTCAAGCACAATGTTTGGCGTGTAAAAGGCCTAATTCAGGTGTGACCTCTGAACCATTTCTAGCTTTCAGATTTTGTTATGACTATCATATTAGTACTGGCAATAGATACACCTGTAGTTTAATCACCTTGAGGTTCCAACACTATACTTGTCTGTAAATGATTCCATTCATGTATGTCCAAGTTAAATGGCAAAACCAAGTAGTTTGTTGGTCTTAGTAAAAACGCAACAAAATATTCTTACGCTCATTTATGAAAGATAACTCCTTCAAGGAATCATTCCTATTTCTTTTAGGCAGTGGTGAACTTAAGAATTGGAAGCTTTTGCACTGTTAGTGCCCGAAGCATGTAGCAGCATTAAGCTCTTTTCTCATGGATAGCTACTATTACTGCTAAAGTACTATTCAGGGATCTTGTCCATTTAGGTTTATTCACCGCTCATCTTAACTGTTCATTACTgaaaaggttttgatcattagCCCCCTTATCCTCCAATCTTCGGGTTTGTTTGGATAGGAGGTGATTAGACCCAATCCCTTCAGATAAGAAGGGATTTTGGTTTAACTTTGCTATCAATCTGAAGGGATTGACCCTAATCTCCATCTATCCAGTGATGTACCTGCACTAGCTTGCTATGCTATATATATTTAGTATTGACTCATTTAGTTTTTCTTGTACGAGTAACAAACTTAATGATACTCGTTACTTTGGCATATTCATCCATTCTtgaattttatctattttaCGTTGCAGGTCTGCAGAACAATTGGCGATGCTTATCTCAAAAAGCAAGAGTTCAACAGGGAACCTCTATATGCAAAATTCCGCCTTCGTGAACCTTTCCACAAGCCCATACTGAGTTCAGAACCATCCATCAGTGTGCATCCATTACAACCACATGATCAGTTTCTCATATTTGCATCTGATGGACTTTGGGAGCACTTGACCAACCAAGAGGCTGTTGATATTGTTCACAAGAACCCTCGCAGTGTAAGTTATTCTCTCCTGTGAGTATGAGCTAACTTTGTAAACATACGGTACTTGGCAAATTCTGCGGCTAGCATGTGCAACA
The sequence above is drawn from the Phragmites australis chromosome 10, lpPhrAust1.1, whole genome shotgun sequence genome and encodes:
- the LOC133931239 gene encoding probable protein phosphatase 2C 60, which encodes MLVTLMNLLRACWRPSSNRHARTGSDVAGRRDGLLWYKDTGQHVNGEFSMAVVQANNLLEDQSQIESGPLSFLDSGPYGTFVGVYDGHGGPETACYINDHLFQNLKRFASEQNSMSADVLKKAYEATEDGFFSVVSKQWPVKPQIAAVGACCLVGVICGGILYVANVGDSRVVLGRHVKATGEVLAVQLSAEHNVSIESVRKELQSMHPEDRHIVVLKHNVWRVKGLIQVCRTIGDAYLKKQEFNREPLYAKFRLREPFHKPILSSEPSISVHPLQPHDQFLIFASDGLWEHLTNQEAVDIVHKNPRSGCARKLIRAALKEAAKKREMRYSDLNKIDRGVRRHFHDDITVIVVFLDSSIVSRASANRGPALSLRGGGVTLRSNTLAPYSSQT